In Pseudosulfitobacter pseudonitzschiae, the sequence ACTCGACCCCGGGACAAACTACGCCCACGGTGTCACTACGCACTTCGCCATCGGGCTGTGCGGTGATGTAAACGGTGGCTTCGGTCTGGCCGTAAAGCTGTTTCAGGTTGATCCCCAGCGAGCGGTAGAAATCAAAGATTTCCGGACCGATCGCCTCGCCCGCCGTATAGCCGACGCGCACGCGGGTGAAGCCCAGCGTGTTTTTCAGCGGGCCATAGACCAGCAGATCGCCCAGCTTGTATTTCATCCGGTCCATGAACCCGACAGGCTTGCCGTCCAGCAGCGCCGGACCCACCTTGCGTGCGTGCGCCATGAAGTGATCGAACATGCGTTTCTTCAGCTTGCTGGCATCCTCCATGCGGATCATCACGTTGGTCAGCTGGGTTTCAAACACGCGCGGCGGGGCAAAGTAATAGGTCGGCCCGATCTCGCGCAGGTCGGTCATCATTGTCTCGGGGCTTTCGGGGCAGTTGGTGCAATACCCTGTCCACAACGCCTGTCCGACGGAAAAGATAAAATCGCCCACCCATGCCATCGGCAGATATGCCAGAATGTCATCTGTCTGGCGCAGATGGTCGAATTCCGAACTCGTGCGCGAGGTTTCGATCACGTTGCGGTTGCTCAGCACCACGCCCTTGGGGTTGCCCGTGGTGCCCGATGTGTACAGCATCACGGCGGTGCTGTCGTAATCCAGCTTGGCGATGCGCGCCTTCATGTCTGCGATCAGGTCGTCGCGCTTGGCACGTCCGGTTTCCTGCACCTGCTCGTACGAGCGCAGCTTTTCATGATCGTATTTCCGCAAGCCGCGCGCATCAAGATAGATCATCTCTTCGAACTGCGGCAGTCCGCCCTGAATATCCATGACCTTATCGACCTGCTCCTGGTCGCCCGCGATCACGTATTTTGCACCGCAATGGCCAAGGGTATAAGCCATTTCTTCGGCAGCCGCGTCATTATAGAGCGGCACCGGAACGGCACCGCACATCTGCGCGGACATCATCGCCCAATACAGCCGTGGCCGGTTGCGCCCGATCACCGCGACAAAGTCGCCCTCGGCCACGCCAAGGTCGATCATACCCAACGCCAGCGCCTCGATTTCCTCAAGTGCCTGCGACCAGCTCCAGCTTTGCCAGATGCCGAATTCTTTTTCGCGGTAAGCAGGAGCATCTGCGAACTTGGTCGCATTGCGGTGCAGCAACGCCGGTATGGACGTCAGTCCATCGGCGCCTTCCAGCGTCTTGGTCAATGTGTTCTCCTCCCAAACCCGCCGCGGTTGCCGCGACAGGCCCTTTTCGCACGACTTGCGAATCCTCACCGCAAATCATGTTCGAAGCACACTCGCGGTCAACTTTTTCGTGATGTTTGCCAAATTCTAACGAATTGTTACACGGCGCGCAAAAGCAACCCGCCCGCACCGATCACAACCAGCGCGCCGGCGGCAATCTCGACCACAGGCAGAAGGCTTGCAGCCAGCGGGCCACCCGCTACGCTGGCCAGCAAACCGCTGCGCAGCCCCACCGCTCCGGTGCCCACGGCGACGGTGACCACCGCCGTGCCAATCGCCATCGCAAAGACACCTGCAATCCCCGCAGCCACAATGCCCATGCCATGCGTGATCACCAATACGAACAACGCCCCCGTACAGGGTCGGATCGCAACACCCGCAATCAGCATCAACGCCTCGCGCAGCGATCGAACGCCCGCGACTTCCTCGACGCTGGGGGCATGGCGATGGCCGCAACTGGCACAAGTATCGTGCGCATGGTCGTGATCATGCTCGCCGTGATCACCCGCCAAAGGACGCCGTACCAGCCGCCGCACACCACGCCCCAACAACCACAGCCCGATCAGCACAACCGCACCGTAACTGACCGGCGCCATAACATCTTCGGCCGCACCGACCATCTGCTCGCGAGTCAGCGCAAACAGCCAAAGACCGCCCTGCACCAACACAATCGCGGTCACCGCCTGCCCCAGCGACGACAGCAACGCAATCACCCCCAGCCGCAATACCGTCACCCGACGCCCCAGCCCGTAGCCGCCAATCAGCACCTTGCCATGCCCAGGCCCAACCGCGTGAAAGAACCCATAGGCAAAACACACACCCAGCAGCGTCCAGAACGCGCCGGAATTGCCCGCCCGCGTGGCGCGCAACGTCAGCGCCATCTCGTTTTGAAAGGAACGTTGGTATCCGGCAGCCATCTGACCGATTTGCCCCATCCCGCCACCGGGCCACAGCCACCAGCACAGCGCGGCCACCACCACCAACAGAACGATCAGCGGTCCGCGCATGTTATCTCGACTTCGGTGGCAAAGGCTTCGCCCACTTCGGGGAACCCCTCTTCAATCGCATCCTGATCTCGGCCCAGCTTGGTCAACGCCCCCTGAAGCTGCTGCATCCCCGCATCCAGATCGGGCAGGTTCCGCACGATGGCGCAGCCCTCAAGACCCTGCACCCTCACGTTCATGGTGACATCGTAAGAAGTGTAATAGGTCGGATCAAACGGCTTCATCGACAAAATATGCCCTGCCATCGCAGGTGTCCCCGCCACGTCCCGCACATGCGTTGTGACAAGACGCCCTTCGCGCATGACCAACGTCACATCGCGCGGGCGCGACAGTTCCAACGACCCACCATCCAGCCGTGCCACCAGATCGCCATCAAACCCTTCAATCCACTGCATGTCAAAGCCACGCAATTGCGCTTCTTCATCCGGTGTAAGAACCGCGTTGCCGTCCGGATCCAGCCCGTAATCTTCAGTGATCAACAGCGAATAGAACGCATCATAGGCCCATGTGACCTTGACCGCCTGCAAAGCACCCGCGTCGTCCACGATTGCGGTCAGACCCGTATCAATAAAGATATGCGGATGCGCCTGCGGAGCAGTAGCGGTGCAAATTAGTACGATTGCAGCAAGGGTTCTCATGGCGCAATCTGTACCCACCTTCGCGGGCCCGCGCAAACCACCCCTTTGCGAATGCGGCCCGTGGTGCTACCCCCATCGGCGGAGGATTGCCACGTGCCACGCAACGATGACCAGAACAGGGCGCTGACCACCGCCGGGTTGAACCTGATCGCTCAGGCGCTGTCGATCTATGACAACGACCTGCGGCTATCGGTCTGCAATGTGGCGTTCCAGCAGATGTTCAACCTGCCCGATATGTTGGTCAAACCGGGGGCCACGTTCGAAGACACAATCCGTCACATTGCCACCCACGGCGAATACGGCCCAATCGACGACATCGAGGCCTTTGTGTCAGAGCGTGTCAGCACCGCCCGCGCGTTCGAGCCGCATTATATGGAGCGCACCCGCGCCAACGGGCGCACCATATCGGTCGAAGGCGCGCCGCTGCCTCAGGGGGGCTGGGTCACAGTCTACACCGACATCACCCGCACCAAGGATCAAGAGCACATGCTGCGCGCGCGCTCGGATGCGCTGTCGGATATGGTGCTGTCACGCTCGGAAGAACTGGCCGCGACCAACCGCCAGTTGTCCGCCACCGTCGCCGCTCTGGAAGAGGCCAAGCGCGAATTGACCGAAATGGAGGCCCGCACCCGTCTGGTCACCGAAATGATGCCAGCCCACATCGCCCACGTCGATGAAACCGGCCATTACACCTATACAAACCGCCGCCTGTCCAGCATCATCCCCGACCGGCCCCGCGACCTTATGGGCTTGCACATCTCTGACGCACTTGGCCCCGCGAACTACACCTTGATCGCACCGCACCTGCAATCCGCCTACGAAGGCCGCGCATCGGTGTTCGAATTTACAGACGCCCCCAGCGCCCGCCGCATCCGCGCGGCATTCACCCCCGATACTGCGCAGGGTGCCTATATCCTATCGATGGACGTGACCGAAGAAACCCAAGCCCGTGTTGCCCTGCAACAAAACCGCAAACGGGCCTTGGCGGCACAGATGACATCCGGTCTGGCGCATGACTTTTCCAACCTTCTGACCATCATCCTCGGCCTGCAAAGCAAGCTCGAACGCATGGATGGCCTGCCGGAAGACGCAGCGCCCCTGATCGAAGGCACGCGCGCCGCCGCCCGTCGTGGCGGCCACCTGCTGGACGGCATCGCCAACGCCACCGCCGCACGCGTCCTGCGCCCCGGTCCGGTCGAAGTGGCAGGTCTGCTGGCCGACGTGGCCACTCTGGCCTCGCCCACCTTGCCCGCTGGCCAGACCCTGCGCGTTGACTGCACCCTGCCCGCAGGGCCGCTGTTGCTGGACACCGGCATGGTTCAGGACAGCCTGCTGAACCTGATCCTGAACGCCCGCGACGCCTGTGGCGCAAAGGGAACCATCACTCTGACGGCTGCAGCGCTCGGGGACACTTGGGTGGAATTCACCGTTACCGACACCGGCCCCGGTTTTTCCGAAGAGGCCCTGCACAAGGCGTGCGATCCGTTCTTTACCACCAAAGGCGGCGAAGGTTCGGGGCTGGGTCTGCCAATGGTCTATGACATGACGAAATCCGCTGGGGGCCACCTCGGCCTGAACAACACCCGCACCGGTGCCGAAGTACGTTTGCGTCTGCCGCTGAACCGCCCCGCACCGGTGACAGGCGGCATGGTCCTGCTGGTCGAAGACCGCGACGACCTGCGCGCGCTTTACCGCGATATGCTGATGGGGCTGGGCCATTCCGTAGTCGAGGCAGCCAGCGTCGACGAGGCCACCGCCCTTACCGCCGATCTGCCCGACATCGGCCTGATCCTCAGCGATATCCGGCTGGGCGCAGCCTCGGGCATTGATCTGGCAGACCGCCTGAAAGACGCAGGCACACCGATCATCCTGATGACCTCGCTGCCGGTCAGCGATCCCACGCACCGCGCCGCCCTGAAACGCGCGCCGGTCCTACAAAAACCCTTTTCAGCGGACGACCTTGCCGCGCTTCTGATGCCACAGGCCGCCCAATGAGCAAACCCGACAGCCCCCTTGTAACAATCCTTGACGACGAACCGGCCATTCGCACCATGCTGGCCGACGCGCTGGAAGAGGCCGGATTTCGCACCCTCAGCTTTGCCCGCGCCTCGGCCTTCGAGGCAGCGCTGAAAACCCACCAGCCCGATGTCTGTCTGGTCGATCTGGGCCTGCCCGACACCGACGGGCTGACCATTGTGCACCGGCTGGCCCTGGAACAGGGGGCCACGGTCATCATCATCTCGGGCCGCGCGCAGGTGCAGGACAAGGTGACGGGGCTGGAACTGGGCGCCGACGATTATATCATCAAACCGTTCGATCCCGCCGAAGTCGTGGCCCGCGTCCGCGCCCGCCTGCGATCCACCCAGCAACCCGTGCACAGTGGCAACACCGCCAGATTCCAGGGTTGGACCGCCTACTTTGACCGCTACGTCCTGACCGACGACGCGGGTTCGGAAACCCCCTTTTCCCACGCCGAAGGCGAAGTGCTGCGCCTGTTCCTGTCCAGCCCGCGCCGCCTGATCTCGCGCGCGCAGATGCAGGAGTCGCTGGGCGGCGGTGCGGGCGAGAGCTTTGACCGCGCGATGGATGTGCGCATCTCGCGGCTGCGCACAAAACTGCGCGAAGATCCAAAAAACCCGCAATTGATCAAGACAATCTACGGCGCAGGTTATATCTTTCTCGGAGACGTCCACTGGAGCTGACGATGCTGCAAGCCCTTCTTTACCGCACCGGCAAAGCCCGCCCGCTGTTCTACCGCGTCGAGATTTCGCGCAACCTGTTCGAAGAGGCATCGGTCACTCGTGAATGGGGCGCCGTGGGTGGCACCCCGCGCACGATCACCTCTTGC encodes:
- a CDS encoding AMP-binding protein, translated to MTKTLEGADGLTSIPALLHRNATKFADAPAYREKEFGIWQSWSWSQALEEIEALALGMIDLGVAEGDFVAVIGRNRPRLYWAMMSAQMCGAVPVPLYNDAAAEEMAYTLGHCGAKYVIAGDQEQVDKVMDIQGGLPQFEEMIYLDARGLRKYDHEKLRSYEQVQETGRAKRDDLIADMKARIAKLDYDSTAVMLYTSGTTGNPKGVVLSNRNVIETSRTSSEFDHLRQTDDILAYLPMAWVGDFIFSVGQALWTGYCTNCPESPETMMTDLREIGPTYYFAPPRVFETQLTNVMIRMEDASKLKKRMFDHFMAHARKVGPALLDGKPVGFMDRMKYKLGDLLVYGPLKNTLGFTRVRVGYTAGEAIGPEIFDFYRSLGINLKQLYGQTEATVYITAQPDGEVRSDTVGVVCPGVELKINDTGEVYYRSPGVFVEYYKNPESTADTKDAEGWVATGDAGFIEPDTGHLRIIDRAKDVGKMADGSLFAPKYVENKLKFYPNILEAVVFGNGRDECTAFINIDLTAVSNWAERNNIAYASYQELAGHPQVLAMIQSHVEETNRSVADDEMLSGCQVHRFVVLHKELDADDGELTRTRKVRRKKIEEKFHDIITAMYDGSDHISTVTEVTYEDGRKGAIKATLEIRTAAVEQVTTRMAAE
- a CDS encoding nickel/cobalt transporter; the protein is MRGPLIVLLVVVAALCWWLWPGGGMGQIGQMAAGYQRSFQNEMALTLRATRAGNSGAFWTLLGVCFAYGFFHAVGPGHGKVLIGGYGLGRRVTVLRLGVIALLSSLGQAVTAIVLVQGGLWLFALTREQMVGAAEDVMAPVSYGAVVLIGLWLLGRGVRRLVRRPLAGDHGEHDHDHAHDTCASCGHRHAPSVEEVAGVRSLREALMLIAGVAIRPCTGALFVLVITHGMGIVAAGIAGVFAMAIGTAVVTVAVGTGAVGLRSGLLASVAGGPLAASLLPVVEIAAGALVVIGAGGLLLRAV
- a CDS encoding DUF1007 family protein, whose amino-acid sequence is MRTLAAIVLICTATAPQAHPHIFIDTGLTAIVDDAGALQAVKVTWAYDAFYSLLITEDYGLDPDGNAVLTPDEEAQLRGFDMQWIEGFDGDLVARLDGGSLELSRPRDVTLVMREGRLVTTHVRDVAGTPAMAGHILSMKPFDPTYYTSYDVTMNVRVQGLEGCAIVRNLPDLDAGMQQLQGALTKLGRDQDAIEEGFPEVGEAFATEVEITCADR
- a CDS encoding PAS-domain containing protein; protein product: MPRNDDQNRALTTAGLNLIAQALSIYDNDLRLSVCNVAFQQMFNLPDMLVKPGATFEDTIRHIATHGEYGPIDDIEAFVSERVSTARAFEPHYMERTRANGRTISVEGAPLPQGGWVTVYTDITRTKDQEHMLRARSDALSDMVLSRSEELAATNRQLSATVAALEEAKRELTEMEARTRLVTEMMPAHIAHVDETGHYTYTNRRLSSIIPDRPRDLMGLHISDALGPANYTLIAPHLQSAYEGRASVFEFTDAPSARRIRAAFTPDTAQGAYILSMDVTEETQARVALQQNRKRALAAQMTSGLAHDFSNLLTIILGLQSKLERMDGLPEDAAPLIEGTRAAARRGGHLLDGIANATAARVLRPGPVEVAGLLADVATLASPTLPAGQTLRVDCTLPAGPLLLDTGMVQDSLLNLILNARDACGAKGTITLTAAALGDTWVEFTVTDTGPGFSEEALHKACDPFFTTKGGEGSGLGLPMVYDMTKSAGGHLGLNNTRTGAEVRLRLPLNRPAPVTGGMVLLVEDRDDLRALYRDMLMGLGHSVVEAASVDEATALTADLPDIGLILSDIRLGAASGIDLADRLKDAGTPIILMTSLPVSDPTHRAALKRAPVLQKPFSADDLAALLMPQAAQ
- a CDS encoding response regulator transcription factor, with the protein product MSKPDSPLVTILDDEPAIRTMLADALEEAGFRTLSFARASAFEAALKTHQPDVCLVDLGLPDTDGLTIVHRLALEQGATVIIISGRAQVQDKVTGLELGADDYIIKPFDPAEVVARVRARLRSTQQPVHSGNTARFQGWTAYFDRYVLTDDAGSETPFSHAEGEVLRLFLSSPRRLISRAQMQESLGGGAGESFDRAMDVRISRLRTKLREDPKNPQLIKTIYGAGYIFLGDVHWS
- a CDS encoding WGR domain-containing protein — its product is MLQALLYRTGKARPLFYRVEISRNLFEEASVTREWGAVGGTPRTITSCHTDLRAASRAADTHRQRALDRGYIRDASHLHLARTTPG